The genomic stretch GAGTTCATTCACTGAGTGGCAGGGGCAGTTCACCCCAGAAAGAGACAAGGTACCCAAGTAACTATTATAACCACACAAACAAATCTATCAGGGAAAcaggctggaagaggcaaagaatcgGTTTTAGTGTTTTATTATGAATAGGGTGTTTTAAAGTTCCAGATTGCATTTTCAATATAAGGCAACACTGCACAGCTTCAGGTTTCATCACAAAGGATGAAAACCCCTGTTTTCAGCATGGCTGAAATTCTTGACAGAAGGGGAGGTCAATTCTTTTAGCCCTTCGCTGATGGCCCCTTTTTTGTTTCAAGTCCTCCAGTAGAAAATCTGTGGAGGGATCTTTTGATTGGGTAGGACTGCCGATTCTCTGCTATTCCGATGTACTCTCTTCCTTCCAGATGACTGGTAGTGCGATTTTGTCGCACTGGTGAGAGGCCTAGACCCACATATTTAGAGCAGAGCACCATGTAGTGGCCATCAGGGTCACGATGCTCCAGAGTTAGAGAGCCAACATCTGATTTGTGGTGTCTGAGACTGGAATGCGCCTCTATTCATTGATCTCCTCTTCGTCGTCTTCAAAAGCTTCCTCGCCATCATTGGCGGTGGCTTCTTGATACTGCTGGTATTCTGACACCAGGTCGTTCATGttgctctctgcttctgtgaactCCATCTCATCCATGCCCTCGCCCGTGAACCAGTGCAGGAAGGCCTTGCGACGGAACATGGCGGAAAACTGCTCCGAGATGCGCTTGAACAGCTCCTGGATGGCCGTGCTGTTGCCGATGAAGGTGGACGCCATCTTGAGGCCGCGCGGCGGGATGTCGCACACGGCCACCTTGACGTTGTTGGGGATCCACTCGACGAAGTAGCTGCTGTTCTTGTTCTGGATGGCCAGCATCTGCTCGTCCACCTCCTTCATGGACATGGGGCCCCGGAAGACTGTGGCCACGGTCAGGTAGCGGCCGTGGCGCGGGTCGCAGGCGGCCATCATGTTCTTGGCGTCGAACATCTGCTGCGTCAGTTCCGGCACGGTGAGCGCGCGGTACTGCTGGCTGCCGCGGGCCGTGAGCGGCGCGAAGCCGGGCATGAAGAAGTGTAGGCGCGGGAAGGGCACCATGTTCACGGCCAGCTTGCGCAGGTCGGCGTTGAGCTGGCCCGGGAAGCGCAGCGAGGTGGTGACGCCGCTCATGGTGGCCGACACCAGGTGGTTGAGGTCGCCGTAGGTGGGCGTGGTCAGCTTGAGCGTGCGGAAGCAGATGTCGTACAGCGCCTCGTTGTCGATGCAGTACGTCTCGTCCGTGTTCTCCACCAGCTGGTGCACCGACAGGGTGGCGTTGTAGGGCTCGACCACCGTGTCGGACACCTTGGGCGAGGGCATGACGCTGAAGGTGTTCATGATCCTGTCGGGGTACTCCTCGCGGATCTTGCTGATGAGCAGCGTGCCCATGCCGGAGCCCGTGCCCCCGCCCAGCGAGTGCGTGAGCTGGAAGCCCTGCAGGCAGTCGCAGTGCTCACACTCCTTCCTCACCACGTCGAGCACCGAATCCACCAGCTCGGCCCCTTCCGTGTAGTGCCCCTTCGCCCAGTTGTTGCCTGCGCCCGTTTGTCCTGGGACAAAGCACAAGAGTGGCACACAATTTCAGTAGGTCGGCACGGGGATGGGGGGCAGCTCACTCTTATTCATACTTTTAAGACGGTGATGAAAAAAACACATCTTTAAGCCCCAAACTCAATTCTATGGAAAGCAGCATTGGAAACAACCTGAGTTAGCTCatccttctcttctgtttctggaAGAAATCAAGAGGCTTTGCCACCAGGACTTACCCAGATGTTGCCTCTTTTACTGAGAGGCACTTGTCTTAATCTAATAGCCTTGGAAAGAGttgggaaaatggaaatattaattcCAATACACTTTTGCCAAtaggattttttaattaaatgttttaaatatgtttttactgGAAAGAATTTTTAGGTTGAAGCTTAGCTTATTGAGGTTATAAAAAATGTAAGCCATATACTCTTAATTGGCAAAGACAGTCCTAATTATCAGAGCAATCCTCCAAACTggacttgctttcttttttaaaaaaaagattttatttatttatttggcagagagcaagcacaagtaggggcagcagcagagggagagggagaagcagactctctgctgagcagggagcccaacgtgggactggatcccaggactctgggatcatgaccccagcagaaggTAGACTCTtcactgtctgagccacccaggcgccccggacttACTTTGTCAGAAAAACATGACTTTTTCAATCCAAATCAATACGTTAATACACATTTCAAGGATTATTAGAAAAACCACTTAGAACTACACTCGAGCACACTGTAGGGTAAATTATAAAAGCAGTAAAGTCGATGTTCAATGCTGACCTCCTCGAGCTCATGATGAACAtggtccccttcccccacctccgtGCCTGGCTTTGCCCCTCTGATGGTGAGACATAATATATCTATTTAGtaataaactataaaaacaagGCACTGCTGTTGCCCATTATTTTAACTGGTAACAAAGCAATGTAATTTATAGCCAAAATTATAAgttatttaagaagaaagaagattaTTAAAAGGCATTGTTTATTTAGTAAATGGGTGTATATCAAATCTAGTTCTAAAAAGAatgcataaataattaaaaaataaattcatcagCATCCCTTTCAAACGTTCCCTATGTATTGGGTGAAAAGGACCAGGATGCATTGTAGGAGCTGGCAGCCGATCTGATTGTGTCAAGTGGACATAAAAAACGAGAGGAAACAGATGCCAGGGCTGTTTGCCCTTCCGCTCAGAGCTAAGACAGGGCTGGAATCCTGTATGGACCTCTCTCCACTTACTCCAAAGATGTTCACTTGGTTTTTGTCTACACCCAGCTGGTGGCAACAATGCACAACCACCATCCAGCGACCAGCTTCTCTGCCCTGGGCAGGCAGGTGCATACCAGACACAGGGCACACCAGTGGGGAGCTGAGTGGGAAAGCAGTGACACCACTCCGACTGCCTCCCGAGAGTGGCCCAGTGCTAAATCAGGTGAGACAAGCAGATGGGAGGCACTCGTGCACTTCGGGCTGGGGTCTTCATACTGAGCCCTGCTGCTGGCCCCCCCCTGGATTCTGCGGTGTGCTGTGGGTGTGGCCTTACACAAGGGCCTATTTTTGGAGGAATGGGTCTTATCTcaaatttccttgctttttctacAGTATTTATCAGTGCTAAACACTGTGGGTGTTAGGTGGAAATctgtaaaacaagaaaaacaaccaaaatcCTGTGGCTCTTCAGTAAGTTTAAAATGTACTGACTACTAATGACTTGTGTCACATACAAAGGCATATCCTCCTTGAATACCTAAAGAAGTCCTACAAATGAGTaaggaaaacagtaactttttttttttttttgattatttatttatttatttttgagagacagcaagcgtGAGCAGGGGAGacgaacagagggagaagcagactccccacagagcagggagccagacatggggctcaatcccaggaccctgggatcatgaactgagctgaaggcagacacttaacagactgggccacccaggcgccccaggaaaacaGTAACCTTTaggaaaataggcaaaggatatAAACGGTTCACAGGGAAGGAAAttcaaataacaaatatttgatgCATTCCTAAGAGAAATGTACATTAAAAGAGATTCAATTTCTCCCCTGTGAAATTGACAGAGATCGGAAAGCCGGCAAAGCCTGTTGGCCAAAGTTGGGGAAAGGCCCCTCCATATACTGGGGCTGTGGGGGAGGCACAACGAGGACTAGCCTCTGTGGAGAACTGAGCGGATCTACCAAGATTAGTCCCCTGAGGCTCAGCAGTTTTACTTCCGTAAATTTGCCTAGACGGGTATATGGCACATGTGGAAAATGACATGTAGACACATATGTGCTGAGGAGcagtaaaaaaaaaggaaaccacctAAATATCTTTTAACCAGAGGCCTGGTTAAATCAACGATGGTTTCTATGCAAAGGAAGATGAGCAGCCATCAGCCCTGGCACTGAGATGGTAAGATTTTCAAAGTATATTgctaagggggggaaaaaaacccaaagtacTAAATGGTGTATGCAGCTGGCTGTCATTGTATGCATGTCCCAGAATGACCACAGGAATCCTAGAGTCCTGCCTCTGGGAAGGAGCCTAGGTGGGCACCAACTTGGGGTTGGAATGAGACCACCTTTTCACTATACACCCTCTTGTTCCCTCTGAGTCCTGGGCCACGTAAGTGTCTTATCTAACTAGCAAACCGGACATTTTAAACTTcgttaaaacatataaaatgcatttcagaaatgagctaggggtgcctgggtggcataggggcgcctgggtggcacagctgttaggcgtctgccttcagctcagggtgtgatcccggcgttctgggatcgagccccacatcaggctcctctgctatgagcctgcttcttcctctcccactccccctgcttgtgttccctctctcgctggctgtctctatctctgtcgaataaataaatctttaaaaaaaaaaagaaatgagctggaGAAACGCACAGTGAACTAATAATCGTGGCTGTCTCTGAAAGATGGGATAGTAGGGTAGTTAAGTTTCAACACTACATACTGCTTATAACATTCTAACTAAACAAGCATGTCTCTTATgataagagaaaattaaaatatgaaaacatggcTTTaagggaagttttaaaaatatcagtaagtGGGGGCATTTCTACACGAGGACACCCACTCAGCAGAAAGGCACTGTGACAGTCACAGGGATGTCCCAGTTACGTTGAAGAACTTGTCAGAAAGCCGCAAAATGGGATGTGTAACATGATTACATTTTCTGAAAACCAACtcagctgcctgcctgccttcccgtgcgtgtgtgtgtgcgcgtgcacacacacacacaagtgcatgTGTACATGGGAAGAGACCGGGCACCGTGTACAGCACTAGTTATCCCCAGGGAATAAAATCCCAGGGTCATCTGTACAAGGGATGAGGAGGCTGCATTTTTATACTGCATACTTGTGGGTCTGAAGAAAGCATGTGCAGTTTTAACTTCATGATGAAAACACTAAGCCCAATTAAATATTCCATAGTGACAGGTCCAGGAGCGCCGAGCTGCACAACGGAATGAGACATAGCTGGCCCTTGCTCAGCTGTCTCAGCCCCACCTCACAAGGGAGCTCAGCCTCTCACTCCTGTTGTCTTTGTCCCATCTGCTCAAAGGCCCCAGGATGATGGGCACGGCGGCACCGTGGCTCCACCAGGGGCCCAGGCTGGGCAGCAGCAAGCCCCTCCATGCTTGCGGCTTCCCCCGAGGGCACTGGCCACGTGGCCCTCTCTGGTGGCCATCTCCTTGTCTAGGAGGTGACTGCGTTCTCTCCCACAGAGATTCTCTTTTTTCCAGCCCAGCTGACTCAGAAATAGCCACTGTCCTTCCTGTGCCCCCCACTAACTCgtgccacccctccccacccaacccaGCCCGCAGTGGCCCAGCCACAGGCaccagaggctcagggaggaaCAAGAGCAGGGCTAGCCTCGCTCACACAGCTCGGGGTAGGACTCGCACACCTTCACAAAGGGAAGAACGCGAGTGCGATTGTCAAAAAGAGGCAAGGagagtagaggggcgcctgggtggctcagtcggttaagcgtctgccttcggctcaggtcatgaccccagcatCTAGGAGAGCCCTGCtcgggggggagcctgcttctccctctccctctctccctgccccttctctctctttctctctcaaataaataaatagaatcttttttaaaaatgctatagaACAGAGTAGAACCCAGCAACGGACAACAAATAGGCAGCTTCAGGCAGACATGCAGCCACAGCAAGGCCAGCTCCCGAACTTGACTCTTCCCCCGGCTCCCACGGCTCACGCGGCTGCCTCAGTATTTACAGCGTGATTAAGCCGGGAGGTTTTCTCTGCTCTTGACAAAAGGAAGAAGCCAGTgacttctgaaaatattttgccaCCGTCTCCTAGCAACAGATGTTCCCAGTTAAATATTTGGGGGTCATGAGTTGAACATGCTCTGTAATGAGCTGTTGTGACATCATTCAGCGGCTCAGGACCGTAGAACACAAGGCTGCAATCTCCAAGCTCCCGCAGGCGGGTTGCAACAGGTCCCCAGGGGTTCTCAGCCCACCCTCTGGTTTACCTCTCGCTCCCATCCGGGGAGGGATTAAGTGCTCCCTGAGCCCCTCTAGCCCCAAGTCTGGAAGGGAAAGTtacaggagcagagagaggctTTCTGGCACTCCGGTGTCTCCCGCAAAATTCTCGCCCACTGTCTCTGCGCACAACTGCTATGCAACCAGCAATTCAACCAGCAATGCGTCAAGAAAAAGGTTTAAGTATATTCATGTTCAAAACTTAAACGCAGGTAACGttcccttttaaaattatacattactTCAagtcagtgtttttttaaaagccactttAAACCATACCTAGAGCTGGAACGACACTGGTTTACCGTAATTGACCAACTCGGAAACAGGGAGCTCTGAAGCCCCTGGGGGCTGACCCATCTCCTAGGCAATTCTGCCGCTTTCATTAAATAGAGAATGACTTAAAAACAACTGTGTCCTCAAACAATATACTGTGGTTATACACTCTGGACACCTCTCCATTCCCCAAAACAAGCAtgctattttaacaaaataagcaTTCATTGAAACAATTCCTGgttcttaattaaaaatagtgttggcttttggggcgcctgggtggcgcagtcattaagcgtctgcctccagctcagggtgtgatcccggcgttctgggatcgagccccacatcgggctcctctgctgggagcctgcttcttcctctcccactccccctgctgtgttccctctctcgctggctgtctctctctctgtcaaatcaataaagtctttaaaaaaaaatagtattggctttagatttaattttttttttggtaggtaggctccacgcccagtgtggggctggaactcacgaccctgagatcaagagttgcatgctctaccaactgtgccagccaggcacctcagtgttggctttaaaaatcactattaagtatacgcaactaatgaatcatcgaactttacatcggaaaccggggatgtactgtatggtgactaacataatataataaaaaatcattaaaaaataaaaaaaataaaataaaataaaaatcactattaAAGCTATTTCACATCAGCACAAtctgctaaaattttaaaatattctgaatcaAAAATCGGGATGTATATCCTAACAAAGCAGCAGCTACAAGAAGCAATCCTAGAGGCAGCTTCAAGGCCAGATGTCGTTTCTAACATTCTTGAAGGCTTACAAGGGCAGTGGCTTAGATCATTAAATGGTCACCGTAGGTCTGTGTGCATTTGTTCTTAATCTTTTTTGTCCCACTTATTGACAGCTAGAAAGATGAGACCAGACCATTCTTGGGCCCTCTCAGTGTTCAGttcaaataaattaaaccaaAGGAAACTTCCACCATCAGTGAAGCTGCTGCCACGAGAAACCAGCTTTGCACAACTTCAACAGTTTGATCCAATCTCATAAAGCCTTTTTCTTTTCGGGTATATTTTTTGTGTCATAAAGACTCTTTAACAAGCtccacatggggcgcctgggtggctcagtgggttaagtgtctgccttcagctcaggtcatgatctcagggtcctgggatcgagccccacgttgggctccctgctcagcggggagtctgcttctctctctccctctgcttctctctctccctctgctcctctcctctgctcgttctctctctctctctcaaatggataaataaaaaaatcttccaaaaaaccAGAAAGCTCCACAGGTCCGGCTGCACAGGAGTGGTGGCTGAGAGGAGGCTGGGTGAGAGACAGGTGAGGCAAGGGAGGCGTGTGGCCTCCAGGGTCCTGTCAGAAACCTTCTCCAGCGAGCGCGTCAACAAGAGCCACCGCCTCAGCTGTGCCGACATTTGTCAGGACAGACTAACCGATGTAAAAGCTATGAAACAGACTTAATATCTACACACCTACCACCCACTGTAAGAAATCAAACATAACAGGGTTCCACGAAGCCTGTGAacatgtgtatattatatataattagttATACATTTGGATACAATTAgataatgtttttctattttctctcaagGAGCaataaggggcacctgtgtgtgtgtgtgtgtgtgtgcacgcgtgcgtgtgtgtgtcaaCTAACCGCCCCTCCCCGTGGGAACGGGGTTCACTGAGTTGTATTTTAATATTGGGTCTTCAGGTTTCTCTATGTGTGAGTCCTGTTTCTGGGGGTGCaagtttctcttttcttagaCTGACAATTCATACAGATTTGCCAAGTTCAGaggtttttttccatttcctgtaaagtatttcttttttttttttttttaagattttattttatttatttgacacagagacagccagcgagagagggaacacaggcagggggagtgggagaggaagaagcaggctctgagcggaggagctgacgtggggctcgatcccagaacgccgggatcacgccctgagccaaaggcagacacttaactgctgcgccacccaggcgcccctatacacagatttttgatAAGTACAGAACCGTAAATGTACTTtctcctccttatgattttcttagtaacattttcttttctctagctgacttgattgtaagaatacagcatggAATATATAGAGAACAGACAAAATAGGTGTTAATCGACTGTTGACGTTGTCGGTAAGACTTCCaatcaacagcaggctattagcagttaagttttcagggagtcaaaaattataagcaaatttTGGACTGTGcagggggtcagcacccctaaacccatgtgttgttcaagggtcaactgtatacttTTCTTAATGATGAAATCTGTTAATTTTGTTTGGTAACATGTACTGAGACTGAGGTAGATTCAGCCAACTGTAATTCAGGTTCAAGAAACGTCGCAGAGTCTTACCAAACATCAGTTCAACGTTCAAGGGCAGAAGCTGAGCAGCATTCTATGCGGAGGCGTATTTCTGTGCGTGCGGGGGAGACGGGCCCTTGCTTCCCTCAGATTCTTACAGAAGCCTGCATGCTTGGGGGCCCTTCATTCTTCAGATAATGAAGCTGAAGGAGCCCCAAGAAGGGAACTGATAACAGCAGAGGTGGCAGACCTGAAATTAGCCACCAagtctcccttctccccattcAGTGCTCTCTTTTTGGCGACCTGAACTCAGTAACCCAGTGCAGTGGTGCATGCAAGGTCTACAGCTGCTAAAAATCTATACCCACTTAGTAAGAGAAAGATGGCATTGATCTGTGTCAAGATCAGTGCCATGGGGGAGTCGTCCTTTCTTCCTTCGGGGCACATAGAATCAAGTCTCCATCACAGGTGCTGAGGGAGCAGTCCATTGAACTGACAGGGACTCACGCCAACTGGTGAGGGCAAGGGGGCAGGGGCGGGCAAAGGGGTTCAGCTCTTCTAGAAACCAATACACAATGTCCATGATGCATGTGCAACCATTTCTTTAAGACAAATTCCTTGAACTGAAGCTGTTGAATCAAAATTCCTGATTTGCTGAATCCATTAAGCTGATCTCTGACAATGTACAACTCGGTCTCCCAAACCACCTCACCCATGCTAGCTGTTGGTTTTTCAAGTACCACCCAGTCTGTCgggagaaaaatgtctgttttaagGACTCCTCCTCATTCCCAACTACTAGTAAATGTTGTCCCTACGTATTTATAACTTTCATTGCTACTGTGAAGAGGAtattttcccattatattttATACTTGATTATTGCCTTTAAGAAGATCAACTTATTACCAGTTTCAGCACTGAGCAGGTAGTGTCCTGAGAAACCCCCAGTCCTAGGCAAATCAGGACAGTTGGTCACCCCATAGCAATAACGTCTGAGTCTTTATCTTGGGTCTGGCTGCCTTATTGAGGTCTTATAAGTGCCAATCACTGTTCATTGGATAGCCTATCCggaaaatccaagagaatcaTTCCACCTTCGAATAAcaattctgtcttttcctttaaatgacctgtatctcttttctttctctggtctTCGAGCACTGGCTAGAACCTTCAAAACATGGAACAATAGTAAAGACAATGGACATCTCTTTCTCACATGTGACTTTGCCTGGAATACTTCTAATGTTTCACCAGTGAGTGTGACGTTGCTATGGATTTGGTAGAGAATTCTTAAACAGAGGAAGTATCTTTCTACTTCCAGCTTGCACATAGGGTTTTTGTCCTCTACAAGTCAGGAATGCATACTGAATTTTATCAAGTATTTTTGGGACCTATTAAGATGTTGTCTCTCTTAATCTATTAGCTGACTTCTCAacgttgaaccatccttgcattcctagGATGTTGCTAATACTTATCAAGCACTAACTGTGTAGGAGATACTCCAGATACATAGGGCTTAAATAGCAGAGGATTATCTGCTACCCTCAATGAGATCGTCTCTATCTGGTGCCTTTTGAGGAAGGGGTTGGAAAGTACATCTTTGATCGATTTCATTTCTATACCACCGTAACTTTAAGCCATGGATCGGCCTTAAGAGTCTCTCATTTCCTTGTAAGACTCTTTACCTTTTACGGGCACcgaaattgtgtttgtttttgattgAGGTACTTCTGTGTCTAAGTAGTATTTTTCTCTCTAGGCACATTTCTTACT from Ursus arctos isolate Adak ecotype North America unplaced genomic scaffold, UrsArc2.0 scaffold_34, whole genome shotgun sequence encodes the following:
- the TUBB6 gene encoding tubulin beta-6 chain, with the translated sequence MREIVHIQAGQCGNQIGTKFWEVISDEHGIDPAGGYVGDSALQLERINVYYNESSSQKYVPRAALVDLEPGTMDSVRSGPFGHLFRPDNFIFGQTGAGNNWAKGHYTEGAELVDSVLDVVRKECEHCDCLQGFQLTHSLGGGTGSGMGTLLISKIREEYPDRIMNTFSVMPSPKVSDTVVEPYNATLSVHQLVENTDETYCIDNEALYDICFRTLKLTTPTYGDLNHLVSATMSGVTTSLRFPGQLNADLRKLAVNMVPFPRLHFFMPGFAPLTARGSQQYRALTVPELTQQMFDAKNMMAACDPRHGRYLTVATVFRGPMSMKEVDEQMLAIQNKNSSYFVEWIPNNVKVAVCDIPPRGLKMASTFIGNSTAIQELFKRISEQFSAMFRRKAFLHWFTGEGMDEMEFTEAESNMNDLVSEYQQYQEATANDGEEAFEDDEEEINE